The genomic window GATACGAACCGGCGTCGATGCCAAAATCCTGACAGAGCGCTTGGAACGCCAAGAGTTCGCCTTGGTCAAAATCAAGCAGGGTGTTGTCGCAGTCGAACAGCAGATAGGTGTACATAGAGGATAGTTTCGCCAAAAGAGCTCATCCTGTACAGTACCGGTTTCGTAGCGAAGGAGAGATTCATGTCGGAACGGTCATTTTTGAAGAAACATTTGGTGGTAACCATGACTCTTGGCGTCTTGTTGGTGATCTTCGGCATCGCCATGCTGACGACCGGAGGCCGGTTGTTCGTCATTCTGATGGGTATCGGCTTGGTGTTCAGCGGTCTGTCCACCTTGGAGGTGCTCTTCTCCCTCAGCCGGGATCTGAAGGAATCCCAGGTGAAATTCGCCGGCAAGGCACGGACGCTGGCCATCGTCAAATCCTTGGTCTCCATCCTGTTGGGCATCGTCGCCATCCTGTACAGCAAGGAAAGCCTGAAGGTGTTGATGTATCTGATGGGTGCCCAAATGGCGGTCTCCGCCCTGATTGGATTGTACGATGCCATCATCGTCAAACGGACGACCGGGTTCCCCGTTTCCAGTCTGGTGACGGATGCCGTCTTCGCGCTGATCATCGCCGTCGTCCTGTTTGTCTTCCCTTCCGGAACCGGAAAATTGATCGCAGCGGTCATCGCCTGCATTTTGGTCGTCTCCGGGCTGGCGCTGTTCTTCTGGGCGTTCCGTGTCCGGAAGCTGGACAAAGAGTTTTTGGCGACCAACGTCGAAGTGCTTGACGAGAAGAAGTGATCAGGCCTGTTCCATCCTCAGCCCGTCATTGATGACGTTCAGCGTCATGATGGCGGCGCTCCGGACGGAATCATCCGAGGCTTTTGCGACCAGGTAATCCACGGCAAGTGGCTGGATCGTCTTGAACGGAACACCGCAGCCGGAAAGGAACGCCGACACCTCGTCTTTCTCTTTCCCTGCGACCATCATGGAGAATGCCGTTTCGATGGCTTGGTTGGGGGAGATCACCGGTGTCGCTGGTGAAGCATCCTTGGCCTGTTCCTGCTCCTCCACGTGTACCGGATGGTGTTCCCGGTAGTGACCGAATAAATCTTTGGCTTTTTCAATGGCAGTGATGTGTGAGGTGTGTCCTGCAAACGTCACCGAATCCCCGACTTTCTTTCCCAGGATTTCCTTTCCCAGCGGGGAAGCGATGCTGATGATGTTCGCTTCCGGCATGTCATCCCACTCTCCGGCCAACGTAATGCCGCTCTTCGATCCATCCTCAGCCTGAAGCGTCACATGGGTGCCGAAACCTGCCACGTCGGTGTGGATCGCTTCCTCAAACACTACGGCGACGTTCTTGATCCGTTCGGCGATTTCCCGTTGACGGGCGTACAGCTGGGCCAGTTTTAGTTTGGCTGCGTCGTATTCGCTGTTCTCCCGAAGGTCGCCTTTCTCCCGTGCGATGCTCTTCTCCCGGGTTGTCTCGGGAATCTGTTTGTCCGTGATGTCCCTCAGCTCCGCCCGGTTGGCGTCAAACGCTTCCTTCGTGCAGTACAGCGTCCCCGTGTAGTGGGTCCGTGTGTCTTTCCGTACCATTCCCATGCGCATACCGTACACCTCTGAAGGGGTAGTATCATATTTGGAACATCCCTGTACAGAGGGGGCTCAGGGGATCAGATAGCTTGCCAGCACTCCCATACGGGCGTATCCGTCTTTTTCTACGGAAGCCGGTCCCAGCGTGATGACGCTGGAAGAAAGCGGCAGCACCCGTTTGGCGAACAGGTAGTCGGTGCGTTCCTTCAGGGTCTGTTCGATCAAGGTATCCCCCGCGTCGGTGGCTTCACTGAAATGAGTCTGGCGGTAGGTGTCCAGGTACCCGCCGTTCAGTACGGCATCGGCCAACGGCCAGCTGTAGTCAAGCCTGCGGTAATCCACCGGGCTTAACGTGCTCCAGTCGCTGGTCGCAGGTTCATACAGCGACGCGCCTACGACGGACGCTTCCGAAGGACTGTCTTTGGAAAGCAGGTCCTTGATGGTGGAGAGTCGCTTCTCCTTGTCCGCGTTGACGCTGGCTTTCCAGTCTCCGCCGGCAAGGAAGGTCTTGAAAACGGTATATTCCGGCATTTCGGCCACGGCGAGCCGGACGGTACGCTGGGAATCGATCTTCAGGCGCACGCCCCAGGCGTCTGGATCCCCGGAAAGCTCGTAGTCGCTGATCACCGCGCCCATTTCCGTAAACACCGCGCTGCGGTTGATCGTTTTGGCCAGCAGGTAGACGTTCTCCTTGCTGCCGGTCACCAGCAAGATCTGGGCGTTGATGTCCGCCACCGAGCCGGCAATCTCGGAGATTTCGTTTTCCGAGTAGGAGACCTTGGCCGAGGGGGATGAGCAGCACGTTGATTCTGTCCGTAATACCGCTTTGCAGGGGCGTTCCTGTCCGATACACCTTGGGATACGAAAGGGACGCAAGAGGGTGGCAGGGTGGCGCGTTCCGCCTGAGCCTGAGTCTGGGCTTCCTTCTCCTTGGTTTCTTTGGATGTGTAGGAAGCGAGAGCGTGCCTGCAGGGTGACCAGATCGTTGGTCATCGTGGCGATCCTGCTTTCGTAGAAGGCGATGCGTGAGGCTTGGTCTCCGTTCGTGGCGGTAAGCTGTTCGTTCTGCGTTTTCAGGGCGGCATTCTCTTCGGTAAGGGACGCGTTTGTCGTCCGGAGGGTGGAGACCTCCTTGGCCGTGGCGGAGAGGTCGGTGTTCAACGCCTTCAGCGTGGTGTTTTCATTCTTCAGCGAGGTGTTCTCCGTCTGGAGGGTGGTGATCACCTTGTCCTTGTCCACCGGAACTTCCGGCTCACGGGTGAGGATGGTGTAGTTGGTCACCGTGGTGGACGGCGCTTCCGGTTGGATTCTCTTCAGCCCCTCCTGCCCGGTGTAATGGGCGCAGGAGAACAAAAAGAGGGTGCAGAGGAGGAACAGGACAATGTGCTTCTTCATACAACTCCTAAAACTTGAACAAGGCTTCCGCCTTCGCTTTGGCGGCTTTGGGATCTTTCCGGCTTTGGGACCCGCCGTCCCCGAACTGGAAACTGTCGCAGTAGTTCTCTTCTTCCTTGTCCGGCTGCTCTTCCTCCACACCTTCATGGCAATCGTGGTATGCCCCGGGTTCATAGTAGGTGCAGTTCACGCAGGAATGCAGCGGCATGTGGCATTTCTCACATAATGTTTCCGGGCCGATGAACAGGTCGTCATCGATCGGAGCATGGCAGAAATGACAGGTTCTCATGGTATCAGAAGGAAAGCTTCCCCCCCAGTTCGGCCATTTCGCCGTCTTGATACGTCTGTTTGTGAAATCCAAAGCTCTGCCCGTCATTGAAGTAACGGGGGATCACATGGATGTGCAGGTGGGGTACTTCCTGGCCGCTTGCCTTGCCGTTGTTGATCAAAATATTGGTGCCGTCGCACTTCAGTATCTTTCGTTCCATCGCGTCCACCTGCTTGGCGACTTCCATCATGTGGGAAAGTGTTGCGGCAGGACAGTCGGAGAAAGTCGGATACGGATGTTTCGCGATGACCAACGCGTGGCCCTTTTCAACCGGGTTGATGTCCAGGATGACGATGCACTGGTCATCCTCATGGAGTTTGACCGATGGGATCTCCCCATCGATGATGCGGGAAAACACCGTTTTTTCCATACGTTCACCTCAGTTTGTATTCTATAACCAATGGCGGGGAACCTCAAGCGGAAACCTCTCTTTGCGGAGAGCGATGGAAGGCGCAGATGCGAAAAAAACAGGAAACCTTGGGGGATTGTGCGTCAAGTGTTTATCACGCATACAGTTTGCAGCTCCACGTCTTGCATAAACCGACCAAATTGTTCTATTATCACTTCGGTTCACCCGCTGGGTGGCATTTTTTGCAGTCGGCCGCACCCACGGCGGCACGCAATCAAGGAAATGAGCTTTTGTATTCTATATTTTGAGAGAGGAAAACAGTATGGTTGACCTGCAACACATGAGGAACATTGGTATTTCAGCCCACATTGACTCGGGCAAAACTACGCTTTCGGAACGTATCCTCTACTACTGCAATAAGATTCATGCGATCCACGATGTCCATGGCAAAGACGGTGTCGGCGCCACGATGGACTTCATGGATCTGGAACGGGAACGGGGCATCACCATCCAGAGCGCCGCGACGAACGTGCAATGGAAGAGCGATGAGATCAACATCATCGACACTCCGGGACACGTCGACTTCACCATTGAGGTGGAACGCGCCCTTCGTGTGCTTGACGGCGCCATTCTGGTGCTGGATTCCGTCGCTGGTGTGCAGAGTCAGTCCATCACCGTCGACCGTCAGATGAAGCGGTACCACGTACCCCGGCTTGCGTTCGTCAACAAGTGTGACCGTGCCGGTGCGAACCCGTACCGTGTCAAGCAGCATTTGATCGAGAAACTCGGCTTGAACGCCGTGTTGATGCAGATCCCCATCGGGCTTGAGGACAAGCTGGAAGGCGTGGTCGACCTGGTGGAGATGAAAGCCTATTACTTCGATTCCGGTGCCGATGGCATTCATGCCCGTGCGGCGGAGATTCCCGCCGAACTGGTGGATGAGGCGCAGAAGAAGCGTGAGGAGATGCTGGATGGCGTCTCGTTGTGCAGCGATGAGCTGATGGAAGCGATGCTGGAAGAGAAGGTTACGCCGGAGATCATCAAAAAGGCG from Sphaerochaeta sp. includes these protein-coding regions:
- a CDS encoding DUF308 domain-containing protein, producing MSERSFLKKHLVVTMTLGVLLVIFGIAMLTTGGRLFVILMGIGLVFSGLSTLEVLFSLSRDLKESQVKFAGKARTLAIVKSLVSILLGIVAILYSKESLKVLMYLMGAQMAVSALIGLYDAIIVKRTTGFPVSSLVTDAVFALIIAVVLFVFPSGTGKLIAAVIACILVVSGLALFFWAFRVRKLDKEFLATNVEVLDEKK
- a CDS encoding GreA/GreB family elongation factor yields the protein MRMGMVRKDTRTHYTGTLYCTKEAFDANRAELRDITDKQIPETTREKSIAREKGDLRENSEYDAAKLKLAQLYARQREIAERIKNVAVVFEEAIHTDVAGFGTHVTLQAEDGSKSGITLAGEWDDMPEANIISIASPLGKEILGKKVGDSVTFAGHTSHITAIEKAKDLFGHYREHHPVHVEEQEQAKDASPATPVISPNQAIETAFSMMVAGKEKDEVSAFLSGCGVPFKTIQPLAVDYLVAKASDDSVRSAAIMTLNVINDGLRMEQA
- a CDS encoding HIT family protein, with the translated sequence MEKTVFSRIIDGEIPSVKLHEDDQCIVILDINPVEKGHALVIAKHPYPTFSDCPAATLSHMMEVAKQVDAMERKILKCDGTNILINNGKASGQEVPHLHIHVIPRYFNDGQSFGFHKQTYQDGEMAELGGKLSF